Proteins co-encoded in one Prunus persica cultivar Lovell chromosome G6, Prunus_persica_NCBIv2, whole genome shotgun sequence genomic window:
- the LOC18775474 gene encoding uncharacterized protein LOC18775474 produces the protein MGWRESTLSIAGKETILKAVAKAIPTYSMMCFRFPTSLCKDINSDMAKFWWHNTQSNTGIHWKSWKHLCQSKQQGGLGFRDLAELNLALLGKQSWQILNNPNAYWVRVLKVRFFPSVEDFWQAKVGHRASWAWASLIARRDFLISKARKQIFSGNDTCIWNDRWLPLPHVGFIQATCQIPDTAPQLVCDIMDSHNRAWNLDDIRPFIDQNTLETIKKIPIGVTSSAYRFIWPWSSDGHYSVKSGYHYLHSETMSISTLPANSSHRVHPLVWKGIWKIKTLLKIKFFC, from the coding sequence ATGGGGTGGAGGGAAAGTACTCTCTCCATTGCCGGAAAAGAGACCATCCTTAAAGCTGTGGCAAAGGCTATCCCCACATATTCTATGATGTGTTTCAGATTCCCCACAAGTCTCTGCAAAGATATTAACAGTGATATGGCAAAATTTTGGTGGCATAACACCCAATCCAATACTGGAATTCATTGGAAATCTTGGAAGCACTTGTGCCAAAGTAAGCAACAGGGTGGCTTGGGTTTCAGAGATCTAGCAGAACTCAACTTAGCTTTGCTAGGTAAACAGAGTTGGCAAATTTTGAATAATCCAAATGCTTACTGGGTGCGAGTTTTAAAGGTCCGTTTCTTTCCATCAGTAGAAGACTTCTGGCAAGCCAAGGTTGGCCATCGAGCTTCGTGGGCTTGGGCAAGCTTAATTGCTAGGCGTGATTTTCTAATCTCCAAGGCAAGAAAACAGATCTTTAGTGGAAATGATACATGCATATGGAATGATCGATGGCTCCCCCTTCCACATGTGGGTTTTATTCAGGCCACATGCCAAATTCCTGATACTGCTCCCCAGTTAGTTTGTGATATCATGGATTCTCACAATCGTGCTTGGAACCTTGATGATATTAGACCCTTCATTGATCAAAACACTTTAGAGACAATCAAAAAAATCCCAATTGGTGTTACATCTTCGGCCTACCGTTTCATTTGGCCTTGGAGTAGTGATGGTCACTACTCTGTCAAATCTGGATACCATTACTTGCACTCTGAGACAATGTCTATCTCCACCCTTCCAgctaactcctcccaccgtgtGCACCCTTTGGTGTGGAAAGGGATTTGGAAGATTAAAACCCTGctaaaaatcaaattcttctGCTAG